The Aphis gossypii isolate Hap1 chromosome 3, ASM2018417v2, whole genome shotgun sequence genome includes a region encoding these proteins:
- the LOC114119987 gene encoding UDP-glucosyltransferase 2-like: MLSVSGASATTLVTVLAMTAGGFPGPVPARCARILAVETVGGRSHWNFMSGIIGALVDNGHAVTAFTPFLDGDRANYTEVDISTGFPVGLDLDIVGLLDHFRNPFWTYGAYVEMGRSQCDAIYSHAEMKRLLRDSTGFDAVIIESFWSECMSYVAARLGLPLIYVTPLPVVAFLERTITGHVSNPAVVSNLMTGHAVPATFGQRLTNAALQVYGSAVQRYKEFQLRYTGPPKEYDLVDPVPPSLVFVNRHFISDAPSPVPRNVIDVGGIHLKAAKVLPKDVLEFIEQSPHGVIYFTFGSTVKMSTIPESVKKGLIKALARVPQRVLLKYEDEMDDKPENMMMKQWLPQRDILLHPNVKLFISHGGISGLYETVDAGVPVLGFPLIGDQARNIDNLVNAGMAISMDLLSITEDSFLKNVLELLNNKKYSENAKNAMKIFKDRPMSPESLVVYWTEYVLRHHGAPHLKSCALNLTWYQYYLLDVMAFTLACISFAVLVIYNIFKYAACVIITKISNHLRDVKVKRE, translated from the exons ATGCTATCGGTATCGGGCGCTTCTGCGACGACATTGGTGACGGTCCTGGCCATGACCGCGGGAGGATTTCCGGGTCCCGTTCCCGCGAGATGCGCGAGGATATTGGCCGTGGAGACGGTGGGCGGCCGGAGCCACTGGAATTTCATGAGCGGCATTATCGGGGCACTGGTAGACAACGGGCACGCAGTCACCGCATTCACGCCATTCTTGGACGGCGACCGGGCCAATTACACGGAAGTGGACATATCCACCGGGTTTCCGGTGGGCCTGGACCTGGACATAGTCGGCCTTCTGGACCACTTCCGCAACCCGTTTTGGACGTACGGCGCGTACGTAGAGATGGGTCGGTCGCAGTGCGACGCCATCTACAGCCACGCGGAAATGAAACGACTTCTCCGCGACTCGACGGGCTTCGACGCGGTCATCATCGAATCGTTTTGGTCCGAGTGCATGTCGTACGTAGCCGCCCGGCTCGGTTTGCCGCTCATCTACGTTACACCGCTGCCGGTGGTGGCGTTCTTGGAGCGCACCATCACCGGTCACGTGTCCAACCCAGCGGTCGTTTCCAACCTGATGACCGGGCACGCCGTACCCGCGACGTTCGGGCAGAGGCTGACCAACGCGGCGCTACAGGTGTACGGATCGGCCGTGCAACGGTACAAGGAGTTCCAGCTCAGGTACACCGGACCTCCGAAGGAGTACGACCTGGTCGATCCCGTCCCGCCGTCCCTGGTGTTCGTCAACAGGCATTTCATTAGCGACGCCCCTAGTCCGGTGCCCAGAAACGTCATCGACGTGGGTGGAATCCATCTGAAGGCGGCCAAGGTTTTGCCAAAA GATGTATTAGAATTTATCGAACAATCACCTCAtggagtaatttattttacatttggtTCTACCGTAAAAATGTCTACGATACCGGAAAGCGTAAAAAAAGGATTAATAAAAGCGCTCGCTCGTGTTCCTCAAAGAGTGTTATTGAAATACGAAGACGAAATGGACGACAAACCGGAAAATATGATGATGAAACAATGGCTTCCCCAACGTGATatacttt TGCACCCCAATGTGAAACTATTCATCAGTCACGGAGGTATATCTGGGCTATACGAAACCGTGGATGCTGGTGTTCCAGTTCTTGGATTTCCTTTAATCGGTGACCAGGCGAGAAACATTGACAACCTGGTCAATGCCGGAATGGCTATTTCTATGGACCTGCTGTCCATCACTGAagattcatttttgaaaaacgtcTTGGAACTGCTCAACAACAAAAA ATACTCGGAGAACGCTAAAAACgccatgaaaatatttaaagatcgACCCATGTCGCCGGAATCGTTGGTCGTTTACTGGACGGAGTATGTCCTACGTCACCACGGAGCACCACACTTGAAGTCTTGCGCGCTCAATCTGACGTGGTATCAATATTACCTGTTGGACGTGATGGCTTTCACGTTAGCTTGCATATCCTTCGCCGTTCTCGTaatctacaatatttttaaatatgctgCGTgtgttataattacaaaaatttcgAATCATTTGCGAGATGTCAAAGTAAAACGTGaatga